One Bythopirellula goksoeyrii genomic window, TCGAAAACGGTCTTGGATCGGTCGAAGAGGCGATCGCGGTTGTGATCCCACACAATCAGGCGGACGTCAGCTAAATCGTGATTGTGCAAGGCGGGGCCAAGGTGGTCGCGAACAAAATCGCGTTCTTCTTCGGCTGTGTAGAGGCAAGACTCCCAACGCTGAGTCGCTTCCGGCTCGTTCTGAACGGTGAGACCCCAAATGTCGATGTTTTCCTTGGCGTACTCCTCAATGTACTTGCAGTAGTAGCGTGCCCAGGCCTCTCGATATTCTGGTTTGAGCTTACCACCGCCGGTCATCTTGCCATTAGTTTTCATCCAGGCGGGGGGGCTCCAGGGCGAAGCAAGTACTTTGATGGTATCATCCGCTGCTTCTTGCTGTGCGGCATGAATGAGAGGTATTAAATGCTCTCGATCATGGTCAATACTGAAATGATTCAACTCGGTGTCGCCCTCCACTTCGTCGTAAGCGTAGCTCCCCAGAGAAAAATCACAACTGTTGATGTGAGTTCGACATAGGCGGAAGCCATGTCCCAAATCTGCATCGAAATAAGCTTGAAGGACTTCACGCTGGCAAGCCGGACTAAGAGAGTCAAATACGATGCCAGCAGCCTCGGTAAATGCACCACCAAAACCCTCGATGGTTTGAAACCGCTTTTCTACATCAACGACGATGGTCGTTGCGTCCTCCGAAGTTTCCGGGATGAAGTTCAAACTGTCTTGTTGGCTGAGACGACTACCATCATATCGAGCAGTCGCATACATCTTGATCGGTCCTGAAATGTCAACCGGCTCATCCGTGGAGGGTTGTTCCAGGTGAGCACCCGTGAGACGCACTGCCCGCACGTTGCCAAAAACACCGTTGGGCAAGTTAGTTGGCTGAAGTCGCACCGTATGTTCGCCTGCGTCGACTTCGAGAGTTCCCAGCGAAAATGTTTGATACTCCTCCCAACCACTGGTATCTGACAAGATACCCTCTAGAGATTTGTCACCGATTTCAAGCTTGAAGGAACTTCCCGCACAGGACTCGTCAACCGCTCCGTCTATTTCGACTTCCACACTGCAGGCCTCGCTCACGTAGATTTTCCAGCAGGCAACGCTATCGACGTTGTGCCAGTGACGCAAGTAGCCCCGGCTTGATCTAATTGGTGGCCCCATTATCTCTGCGGTGTAGCCATTGAGTAATCGGGTCGTGAGCGCGGCCTCGTCATTAGACACAGGGGAAACCGAATCACTGGCAGCCGATATCCCAACACTCAAGAAAGACAAGGCTGCGATGAAAAACACCGAGATCGCCACGTGCTGGGTGGCTGATTGGTTTTTGGCCGGAAGTGGCAAGACAACGTAGTAGCTTTTATTCATCGTCTGTCGTGGACACATTCTGGGCGCTCCGCGGGGATTGATAGACTCGCACGTCATCGAGCATGACGGGTGATCCCCATGAGCTCTCAAAACCAATGAATCCTTCACGAAGGCTTGAACTAGCTAAGGACGCTATCGTCTCGGAAGTATCTGTTCGACTCGGGTCATAAACTGTCATGATGATCGAATCGCCGTCGTCGATGACTCGAAATAAGTAGGAACGCGTCTGAGGATCCACTGGAAATCCTTGGGTGGCTAGGAGCCTGATGGTATTAACATCAGGCTTTTCATGGATTTCCAGACCATGTTCTGTATCCCACGCAGCGGGCCAGAAATTTGCGCGAACACCACGCCGCAAGACAGAGTTCTCCCAACCCGGGCCACGGCCAAGTTGGTTGTCGGCGCGGGTCATAACAGCAAAAGAAGCCCCATAGCCGGCGAGGAAATTCTCAGAGAAGGTAATCTTGCCAAGGATCGTTAGCGTGCCCGCTGTCGGATCGAGTGGTTTGCGTGTCAGCAGATAGGGCCGTGGCTTCCATGTGTCAATGTGGGATGCTGCGTTCGGCAACCCAATCTGAAGGCCACCCGAGCTGACAACAACATCGCCCAGCGAACTCCAGGAGTTCATGTCAAGGTCACGCGAAGCAAAATCATCTCGCAACACCAAAGTGGCATCCGCAGGAGCCAACTCAGCGAGCAACTGCAGTTCCAATCTGCGTTGCTCACCACCATCGAGAATCAGCGATGAGAAGTCGGCGTAGCTGGTAAGTGGAGAGGTCGAACGGTCCTGAGAGATCTCCACATGTTCGATCAATGTCGTACCAGTACTTGAACCTTCGAGAGCGATATAATTAGCCATTCCTCTAAACAAGGACCGGCAAGTTACCGTGCGGGCGGTGGATGAATCATCGCGAAGTGAGACCGTGAACGACACATTGACCCCATCATCACGCATGACAACTCGATAGGGAGTGTCAGGCATTGGCTTCAAGAAACTGCTCCACGAAACCCCGCTCAATTCGCGATCACTCTCCAGCTTGACGCCAGTTTGCAGCAAGTCATCTCCTGAATCGGCAACAAACCCAAAGCTACTACGAACACACGATGCGAGTGTATTTGCCCACGGCTCTGGTGCCGACCCTCGCTGGTCTTCACTGCGAGTCAAGATCGCAAAAGAAGGTTTGTCCCCGGGATCAAGATCGCTGAAACGAAAATCGCAAGTAATGGTGATCGATCCTTGAGCAGGATCCAACTGATTCGCAGCAATCAAATAAGGTCGTGAGTTGCCTGCAGCACTGCCTAGCATTTGCAGGCCGGAATCGGAAGGAACGACATCGCCCAGCGATTTCCACCGCTCGGGATCGAGCCTAGACTTGCGGAATCGGTCAACCAACGCCTCTTGACCAGGTGACTGTGTACCTTGCCTAGAGCGATCCAAAACCGAGGAGGCGAATCGCCTAAGATCCGAATCAAGTGGTACAAGCTTGTCCTGATCCCACTGCAATCCACGCCCCTTGGTGAGTTCGTACTTCTCCTGCTTGCTGCCGCTCCCCTGCGGGAAGGCTTCGACCTTGCCCTGGAAGACACTCACCTCGGATACGCCAAAGTCATCCACAACGACGCCAAACTCTGTGCCAAGATCGACGACTTTTCCGTTGGGAGTGTTGACGGTAAATCCATGGCCACCTTCCGTGATCGCCGCGACTAACCCTCCCCGACAAAGCTTGCCTCCGGTTGCATCCACATGAAAATCGGCTGGGCCGATCAATAGCAGTTTCGATCCGCTACTATAGGTCAGTTCGATATCCCCTTCCGTCAGGCAGAGTCGGCTCCCACTAGAAACTGCCGAACCCTGCTCGATAGTCATGTCTCCCTGCCAGTGGATCGCAGGTGAGACGTAGCTCAAACGGGCCACCGGAGTCGTCTGCTCAGCAAGCCCCTCTTTTCTAAGTGACGGAGAATCGTGCTTGTTCTTCGCAACGGAGTCTATCTGGTGTGAACTGCGGACGGTCCAGACCACAGCCGTAATGGCAACCAGCAAGGAAGCCACGATTGCTAACCAAAGAAACGATGCCGACTTTCGGGATTCAAACCTATCCGCCGCAACTCCAGAACCTTGTTTCCTCGCAAGGAAAACAGGGAATTCTGGTTGGTCCGTCTGCGCGGACACTGCAACGTGGCGGCTGAGTGCTTCCGCTTCGATACGTTCTTGCTTGCCAGCGCTCGTCAATAACATGCTGTGGAGCGACACGTAGCGCAGATAGAAGCTCCGCGCCGACCGCCGAGAATCGAGCAAGTCGTTGAAGCGCTTGAGCTCTTTTTCAGAGATCACTTGATCGTACAAGCGCGTACAGAGGTCATGCAGTTCGCGCACCGTCGATTGGTCAATCTCGATTGAGTTCGTGTTGTCAGGGGAGTCTAGCACGAAATTTTCTGTTACTGTTGCATTGTTAAATCTCGGATCTCTACAACCGTGCGCATACTACCACTCTTGTGGGATTGTTCGTTCAATACAAGCGAGCAACGCGCGTCGAATTCTACCTAATGACTTCGACAGCGAGTTCGCAGAACGTCCTATCTCCTTAGCAAGCATATTTACGCTGCTATTGGGTTCGTAGCGCCGACGAATCAACGTTTGATCGAAGTACGAAAGTCTATCCATACACTTTTCCAGCACTTCCAAAGGTATTGTCGTACTCTCCGCCGAATCCATCGCATCCACCGCTAGTTTTTCCATCACGCTGGTGTCAAACAGCTTGGCGGCCCGGCTTGAGCGTTCATAGTGTTTTAGTGCCTGCAAGCGGGCGATTTTACATGCCCAAGCCAGGAAATTTGTGCCGGTCTCAAACGAACCAAACTTTTTCCACAGCACGAGGCTTGTCTCTTGCAGTACGTCGGCTGCGTCGTTCGACGTAGGCAAGAGGGCCATCAGGTAATATTGGAGTCGGGGGTAGTACTGGGAGTACAAATCGACGAACTCCGCCATTCGCTCTGAGCTCATGGATTCAGGTAATTCTGGCGAAGTGTCAGAGTTTTCCATTTTCCTCCTCACATCCGCATAGCAAGCCCTGTTCGATTTCAACACGACGACCGAGCAAGCAGCTTGCG contains:
- a CDS encoding sigma-70 family RNA polymerase sigma factor: MENSDTSPELPESMSSERMAEFVDLYSQYYPRLQYYLMALLPTSNDAADVLQETSLVLWKKFGSFETGTNFLAWACKIARLQALKHYERSSRAAKLFDTSVMEKLAVDAMDSAESTTIPLEVLEKCMDRLSYFDQTLIRRRYEPNSSVNMLAKEIGRSANSLSKSLGRIRRALLACIERTIPQEW
- a CDS encoding glycoside hydrolase family 30 beta sandwich domain-containing protein, which gives rise to MNKSYYVVLPLPAKNQSATQHVAISVFFIAALSFLSVGISAASDSVSPVSNDEAALTTRLLNGYTAEIMGPPIRSSRGYLRHWHNVDSVACWKIYVSEACSVEVEIDGAVDESCAGSSFKLEIGDKSLEGILSDTSGWEEYQTFSLGTLEVDAGEHTVRLQPTNLPNGVFGNVRAVRLTGAHLEQPSTDEPVDISGPIKMYATARYDGSRLSQQDSLNFIPETSEDATTIVVDVEKRFQTIEGFGGAFTEAAGIVFDSLSPACQREVLQAYFDADLGHGFRLCRTHINSCDFSLGSYAYDEVEGDTELNHFSIDHDREHLIPLIHAAQQEAADDTIKVLASPWSPPAWMKTNGKMTGGGKLKPEYREAWARYYCKYIEEYAKENIDIWGLTVQNEPEATQRWESCLYTAEEERDFVRDHLGPALHNHDLADVRLIVWDHNRDRLFDRSKTVFDDPEAAKYVWGAGFHWYVTDDFNHVQMVNDFYPDKKLLFTEGCLEHGPHIGDWSGGEKYGRSIVNDLNHGAVGWIDWNLLLDINGGPNHVENFCSAPILADVEHDRLIYNNSYYYLGHFARFIRPGAKRILCGNTGEELLSTAFLNTDGSLAVVVLNLQEYPIPFALDLGDRQTEAMSPEHSICTLIIDQDSTSLATARASRIAPVGSSNSIGGGRSSSETAH
- a CDS encoding FecR domain-containing protein; the protein is MLDSPDNTNSIEIDQSTVRELHDLCTRLYDQVISEKELKRFNDLLDSRRSARSFYLRYVSLHSMLLTSAGKQERIEAEALSRHVAVSAQTDQPEFPVFLARKQGSGVAADRFESRKSASFLWLAIVASLLVAITAVVWTVRSSHQIDSVAKNKHDSPSLRKEGLAEQTTPVARLSYVSPAIHWQGDMTIEQGSAVSSGSRLCLTEGDIELTYSSGSKLLLIGPADFHVDATGGKLCRGGLVAAITEGGHGFTVNTPNGKVVDLGTEFGVVVDDFGVSEVSVFQGKVEAFPQGSGSKQEKYELTKGRGLQWDQDKLVPLDSDLRRFASSVLDRSRQGTQSPGQEALVDRFRKSRLDPERWKSLGDVVPSDSGLQMLGSAAGNSRPYLIAANQLDPAQGSITITCDFRFSDLDPGDKPSFAILTRSEDQRGSAPEPWANTLASCVRSSFGFVADSGDDLLQTGVKLESDRELSGVSWSSFLKPMPDTPYRVVMRDDGVNVSFTVSLRDDSSTARTVTCRSLFRGMANYIALEGSSTGTTLIEHVEISQDRSTSPLTSYADFSSLILDGGEQRRLELQLLAELAPADATLVLRDDFASRDLDMNSWSSLGDVVVSSGGLQIGLPNAASHIDTWKPRPYLLTRKPLDPTAGTLTILGKITFSENFLAGYGASFAVMTRADNQLGRGPGWENSVLRRGVRANFWPAAWDTEHGLEIHEKPDVNTIRLLATQGFPVDPQTRSYLFRVIDDGDSIIMTVYDPSRTDTSETIASLASSSLREGFIGFESSWGSPVMLDDVRVYQSPRSAQNVSTTDDE